In one Candidatus Nomurabacteria bacterium genomic region, the following are encoded:
- a CDS encoding prepilin-type N-terminal cleavage/methylation domain-containing protein, which translates to MNKRSGHGFTIVELLIVIFIIGILAAIVIALYNGITQRAYDSRSQSEMSALTKAVQIFQAVNGRYPNDVSRGIPAEITPYIDGSSTNWPNAPWPGSIYDYDTFTGSDGNEVVQMSIRFCPMGGPLSACKFPNEPWASGFNIDSSAYWCITGKCRAHPSQPDNYPGYCLNCES; encoded by the coding sequence ATGAATAAAAGGAGTGGGCACGGCTTCACAATCGTTGAACTTTTAATAGTTATTTTCATTATCGGTATTTTGGCGGCAATTGTCATCGCACTGTACAACGGTATCACGCAAAGAGCATACGATAGTCGTTCTCAATCAGAAATGTCCGCACTCACAAAAGCCGTACAAATATTTCAAGCAGTAAACGGTCGTTACCCCAACGATGTCAGCAGGGGAATCCCGGCCGAAATCACACCCTACATAGACGGATCTTCGACTAATTGGCCAAACGCACCGTGGCCAGGAAGTATATACGATTACGACACCTTCACGGGATCTGACGGCAATGAAGTAGTACAAATGAGTATTCGATTTTGTCCAATGGGCGGGCCACTTAGCGCATGTAAATTCCCTAATGAACCTTGGGCAAGCGGGTTCAATATCGACAGTAGCGCTTATTGGTGCATTACAGGAAAATGTCGTGCCCATCCATCGCAACCAGACAACTATCCAGGTTACTGTCTAAACTGCGAAAGTTAA
- a CDS encoding helix-turn-helix transcriptional regulator, with amino-acid sequence MTLTKLAKLSNVSKSTISRIEHGGYGQGVSYNVAHALCRALGTEINEIFWPNGLSHLGRPLGSKDLSVRSLHSDEQRSPYCPTCFVTLPPTGQCDFCF; translated from the coding sequence ATGACACTCACTAAGCTCGCAAAGCTTTCGAACGTCTCGAAATCCACCATTTCACGCATTGAACATGGCGGGTATGGACAGGGTGTGTCTTATAACGTGGCACACGCACTTTGCAGGGCTCTCGGTACTGAAATCAACGAGATTTTCTGGCCGAATGGTTTATCGCACCTTGGTAGGCCACTGGGTAGCAAAGACTTGAGCGTTCGATCTCTGCATTCCGATGAGCAGCGCTCACCGTATTGCCCAACCTGCTTCGTCACTCTGCCCCCTACGGGCCAATGCGACTTCTGTTTCTAG
- a CDS encoding ABC-F family ATP-binding cassette domain-containing protein, with the protein MIADISITEKSFGPKSLMQNVRFTINDGEKIGIIGRNGVGKSTLFGILNGTDKDYTGEIIYKNGSVVVATQQEYHDVGDKTVLQYVLQGLPEYSKLSHIIETYPETMGDNMKLINEYSEALQRFDDKGFYQIEDQIERELENFQLSGISHRHFSTLSGGQKRLVEVVKIMHSDAHLALIDEPTNHMDYIAKQQFVDWMKNAREAVLVITHDRDVLREVDRIVELKDGGSQSFKGNYDAYLKQNAVSTGSQMNEFEMIERRITNLKAKVIEYQRFKEKSRNPSTIQRFKRLEEQSRKELAELQQKEKPTFWIDKESAADLNYKTAAQYEKFKAKNVRINLKNNDSRSKHVLVATRGLSLGYDTPLFEGLNIDLRESEAIELRGRNGAGKTTLIKAILGDNSVTTFDGELTVDKHVRVGVYEQEVSPTYFDLPLEIAIEKMYLDRGLAISTTKIRSLMSDYLFTEGDGKVPVERLSGGQKARFQLIAMLANDPQLLILDEPTNHLDLPSIEEMETALSKYSGATIYVSHDNYFRDKIGGDVIKIGKE; encoded by the coding sequence GTGATTGCCGACATTTCCATCACCGAAAAATCATTCGGACCAAAAAGCCTCATGCAAAATGTGAGGTTTACGATAAATGACGGCGAAAAAATCGGCATCATCGGCCGCAACGGAGTAGGTAAGTCGACTTTGTTTGGCATACTTAATGGCACCGACAAAGACTACACCGGTGAAATCATCTACAAAAATGGCTCGGTCGTAGTGGCAACTCAACAGGAATACCACGACGTAGGTGACAAAACGGTGCTGCAGTATGTACTACAGGGCTTGCCGGAATACAGCAAACTCAGCCACATCATAGAAACATACCCTGAAACAATGGGCGACAACATGAAGCTGATAAATGAATATAGCGAAGCGTTGCAGCGGTTCGACGACAAAGGCTTTTACCAAATCGAAGATCAAATCGAGCGAGAACTCGAAAACTTCCAGCTAAGCGGCATATCGCACCGACATTTTTCTACACTCAGCGGCGGGCAAAAACGACTCGTCGAAGTTGTTAAGATTATGCATTCCGACGCGCATTTAGCACTAATCGACGAGCCGACTAACCACATGGACTACATCGCCAAACAGCAATTTGTCGACTGGATGAAAAACGCTCGCGAAGCCGTGCTGGTCATTACTCACGACCGCGACGTGCTGCGCGAAGTCGACCGTATCGTCGAGCTCAAAGACGGTGGTTCGCAAAGCTTCAAAGGTAACTACGACGCCTATCTAAAACAAAATGCCGTCAGTACGGGTAGCCAGATGAACGAATTTGAAATGATTGAACGACGCATCACGAACCTGAAAGCCAAGGTCATAGAGTACCAGCGGTTCAAGGAAAAATCTCGCAACCCTAGCACGATTCAGCGGTTTAAACGATTAGAAGAGCAGTCTCGTAAAGAATTGGCCGAGCTACAGCAAAAAGAAAAGCCGACGTTCTGGATAGACAAAGAATCAGCTGCCGACCTTAATTACAAAACTGCCGCCCAATACGAAAAATTCAAAGCCAAAAACGTGCGCATCAATTTAAAAAACAATGACTCACGAAGCAAACACGTACTCGTGGCTACTCGCGGCCTAAGCCTTGGCTACGACACTCCACTGTTTGAAGGACTTAACATCGACCTACGCGAAAGCGAAGCAATTGAGCTGCGCGGCCGAAACGGCGCCGGTAAGACGACACTGATCAAAGCAATCCTGGGCGACAACTCAGTTACGACATTTGACGGCGAGCTGACTGTCGACAAGCACGTGCGAGTAGGTGTGTACGAGCAAGAAGTATCGCCGACATACTTCGATCTTCCGTTAGAAATAGCGATTGAAAAAATGTACTTAGATCGTGGGCTTGCGATATCGACGACCAAAATCAGGTCACTGATGAGCGACTATTTGTTTACCGAAGGCGACGGCAAAGTGCCCGTAGAACGCCTCAGCGGAGGGCAAAAGGCAAGATTCCAGCTGATAGCCATGCTGGCAAATGACCCGCAGCTGCTCATCCTAGACGAACCAACCAACCACTTGGATCTACCGAGCATAGAAGAGATGGAAACGGCTCTGAGTAAATACTCCGGTGCAACCATATACGTAAGTCACGACAATTATTTCCGCGATAAAATCGGTGGCGACGTGATAAAAATCGGCAAGGAATAG
- a CDS encoding sulfite exporter TauE/SafE family protein: protein MENDVILLVTAVVVGAMNAIAGGGMLVGLPVMIAIGIPPITASATGVIITAPGQLASAIGYWNYLKRVPLRYAWLLVPVVIGAAAGSITLRGTEPGYFAKLVPVLVLFGIGLFAFQPLMHFHLHKLVKGRAKSNWPLFLLGLALLPVSYYGGFFGAGFGFLMLAFLSFTNVHDTHMMNAMKNISAVFLAVTSMICLYGSNLLDWRIGVIMAIGSIVGGYSGSRFAQRISGHWLRVGIIVVGLAAVVYLAYCAY from the coding sequence ATGGAAAATGATGTTATATTGCTCGTAACTGCCGTCGTCGTGGGCGCTATGAATGCTATCGCTGGTGGCGGCATGCTTGTTGGTCTGCCTGTCATGATTGCAATTGGTATACCGCCAATTACAGCTAGCGCGACCGGTGTTATTATTACTGCACCTGGTCAGCTAGCGTCAGCCATTGGTTACTGGAATTATCTAAAACGAGTGCCGCTGCGCTATGCGTGGCTACTAGTGCCAGTGGTTATCGGTGCGGCTGCAGGCTCTATTACCTTGCGCGGTACTGAGCCGGGATATTTCGCCAAATTAGTGCCGGTATTGGTGTTGTTTGGTATTGGACTGTTCGCTTTTCAGCCACTTATGCATTTCCATCTGCATAAACTGGTGAAAGGTCGTGCAAAGTCTAACTGGCCACTATTTTTACTCGGTCTCGCTCTGTTGCCGGTAAGTTATTATGGTGGTTTTTTTGGTGCTGGCTTTGGGTTTTTGATGCTTGCTTTTTTGAGTTTTACGAACGTGCACGACACTCACATGATGAATGCCATGAAAAATATATCGGCCGTGTTTCTTGCCGTTACATCTATGATTTGTCTATACGGGTCGAACCTCTTAGATTGGCGTATAGGCGTAATTATGGCGATCGGTAGTATTGTTGGCGGCTACAGCGGGTCTCGATTTGCGCAGCGCATCTCGGGCCATTGGCTACGAGTAGGCATTATCGTTGTCGGGTTGGCTGCGGTTGTCTACCTAGCATATTGTGCGTACTAG
- a CDS encoding FKBP-type peptidyl-prolyl cis-trans isomerase, translated as MTEVTELQITDVTVGTGDEVPQGATITAHYTGALVADGTIFQSSHDFGNPVTFPLSGVIPGWTQGVPGMKVGGVRRLVIPAAMAYGPASPSPNIPPNSDLVFDIELTAIES; from the coding sequence ATGACTGAAGTGACTGAATTACAGATCACTGACGTGACTGTAGGCACGGGTGACGAAGTGCCACAAGGCGCGACAATCACCGCTCATTACACCGGTGCTCTCGTAGCAGACGGTACGATTTTTCAAAGCAGCCACGACTTTGGAAATCCTGTGACGTTTCCACTTAGCGGCGTTATTCCTGGCTGGACACAAGGCGTGCCAGGCATGAAAGTCGGTGGCGTACGCCGTTTAGTTATACCGGCAGCTATGGCCTATGGCCCTGCTAGCCCATCGCCAAACATCCCACCAAACAGCGATTTGGTGTTTGATATCGAGCTGACGGCGATTGAATCGTAA
- a CDS encoding RNA-binding protein — protein MATKLFIGKLSYDTVEQSLNDLFSQYGQVNSADIIIDRQTNKSKGFGFVEMADDEAAKKAIAELDGKEFEGQRLVVNVAKPREEQPRHQGGFRRSW, from the coding sequence ATGGCAACAAAACTATTTATAGGAAAACTCTCTTACGATACCGTCGAACAAAGTCTCAATGATTTATTCTCTCAGTACGGACAAGTAAACAGCGCGGACATCATCATTGACCGACAGACAAACAAGTCCAAAGGATTTGGATTCGTAGAAATGGCCGATGACGAAGCAGCTAAAAAAGCAATCGCCGAACTCGATGGCAAAGAGTTTGAAGGACAAAGGTTAGTCGTAAACGTCGCCAAGCCACGCGAGGAACAACCTCGTCACCAAGGCGGCTTCCGACGAAGTTGGTAA